The following are from one region of the Silene latifolia isolate original U9 population chromosome 9, ASM4854445v1, whole genome shotgun sequence genome:
- the LOC141600590 gene encoding uncharacterized protein LOC141600590, with protein sequence MSLISINCRGLVHPDAVGALRHLIQREAPAMVFLCETKLSGREMRTVRAKFDGYEGMKMDSVGRSGGLAFWWKKGIRCDFVSASVHYMDFVIRDGGGDWRVTGFYGWPAVADSHLSWQLLRILGRQSSLPWICIGDYNEIFFANEMTGGQRAQWQMNNFREAVDDCGLVDVRYEGYSFTWDNGQAGVDNRQSRIDRAMANNGRMGQRKKRFRFEQVWVGEAGGEEAVRRGFERGGWDMITALRESAEELHAWRGVSIGKIIKLIATKRKQIERLNVGGRTVEEAGQRRAKNHINKLIDDDGVVRHGDEAVARVATNYFTELFTAAHVRDFEDVLSGMEGRVNDEMNRVLRQPYREEEVTEALNQMHPLKAPGPDGINCLFYQMYWHIVGLLVTNTVLGILDGAPMPDEVNHTHIVLIPKKKAPDKIRDFQPISLCNVIYKLVSKILANRLKLFLAEIVSVNQSAFTLGRLISDNVLIAFELFHHMKISKSRDTGIWL encoded by the exons ATGAGTCTTATAAGTATTAACTGTCGGGGCTTGGTCCACCCCGATGCAGTAGGTGCGCTCCGTCATTTGATACAACGGGAGGCCCCGGCTATGGTGTTTCTTTGCGAGACGAAACTCAGTGGTCGTGAAATGCGGACTGTCCGGGCTAAGTTTGACGGGTATGAGGGGATGAAGATGGATAGCGTGGGCAGGTCCGGTGGGCTCGCTTTTTGGTGGAAGAAGGGTATCCGGTGTGATTTTGTTTCAGCTTCAGTACACTACATGGACTTTGTGATCCGTGATGGAGGAGGGGATTGGAGAGTGACTGGTTTTTATGGGTGGCCTGCGGTTGCAGACAGTCATCTTTCTTGGCAGCTTTTGCGTATCCTGGGTAGGCAATCTTCATTACCTTGGATATGTATTGGTGATTATAATGAAATTTTTTTTGCTAATGAGATGACGGGAGGGCAACGTGCTCAATGGCAGATGAATAATTTCAGGGAAGCGGTGGATGATTGTGGGCTTGTGGATGTTCGCTACGAAGGGTATAGTTTCACCTGGGATAATGGGCAAGCTGGGGTGGATAATCGACAGAGTAGGATTGATCGTGCTATGGCTAATA ACGGGAGGATGGGGCAGCGCAAGAAACGGTTTCGTTTTGAGCAGGTTTGGGTGGGTGAAGCTGGGGGTGAGGAGGCGGTAAGAAGAGGCTTTGAGAGAGGTGGGTGGGATATGATAACGGCTTTGAGGGAGAGTGCAGAGGAGCTTCATGCGTGGAGGGGGGTTAGCATTGGGAAGATCATTAAATTGATTGCTACCAAGCGAAAGCAAATTGAGAGACTAAATGTGGGGGGGCGTACGGTGGAGGAG GCGGGACAGAGAAGGGCAAAGAACCATATTAATAAACTCATTGACGATGATGGGGTGGTTCGACATGGGGATGAGGCGGTTGCGAGGGTTGCTACGAATTACTTTACGGAGCTATTTACTGCGGCTCATGTGCGTGATTTTGAGGACGTGTTGAGTGGGATGGAGGGCCGGGTTAATGACGAGATGAACCGGGTTCTGCGGCAGCCTTATCGTGAGGAGGAGGTCACTGAAGCTCTTAATCAAATGCATCCGCTGAAAGCTCCTGGTCCGGATGGAATaaattgtttattttatcaaatgtaTTGGCACATCGTTGGGCTGTTGGTTACTAATACGGTGCTGGGAATTTTGGACGGAGCTCCTATGCCGGATGAGGTTAACCACACGCACATCGTTTTGATCCCCAAGAAAAAAGCTCCAGATAAGATTCGTGATTTTCAACCGATAAGTTTATGCAACGTAATTTATAAATTGGTGTCCAAAATTCTCGCGAATCGTCTGAAGCTTTTCTTAGCCGAGATTGTCTCTGTTAACCAAAGTGCATTTACTCTAGGAAGATTGATATCGGATAATGTTCTTATCGCTTTTGAATTGTTCCATCATATGAAAATATCGAAGAGCAGAGACACGGGCATATGGCTATAA